A stretch of DNA from Methylogaea oryzae:
CGATGGGCAGCAACTGCTCGGCCACCTCGGTGGGGAACACCGTGGCCCTTTTGCGGCCGAACATCTGGTACAGCACCACGTGGCGGCCGTCCCAGTCGGTGTGCAGGTCGGAGGCGTTGCCGGGGCTGCCGACGAACATGAGGGAATAGCTTTTGCCGGCTTCGTAAGGGTCGGTCGGCTTGCCGTAGCCCGGCTCGATGGCGCCGACGCCCACCGGGCTCAGGTCCAGTCCGGCCACCAGTTCGGCCGGCGGCACGTTTTCCGTGGCGATCCAGCGCTCGTCCGGCGCTGCGGACGCCAGGTCCAGGTATTCCGCCAGGGTGATGTCGCGGGTTTCCGGTTCCAGGTTCACCGGCCGACCGGCCACGAAATCGCCGATGTTGCGCACGTTCATGTCCATGTAATTGCGCGCCATGCGGATCGGCATGGCGCCGATGCGTTCGCGCGCGCGTTCCACCGTGTTGATTTGCGCAAGGGGATGGCCGGCGAACAGCCCTTGGATGACCACCGGTTGGCGCCGGTCCCGGTAACGGGCGCGGAACTCGGCGCAATTGGGGACGGCGATGCGTTCGACGGTGCTCATGGGCAATCCTTGTTGGTTGGCTGGCGGGTTTTTCGTAGCGTCGATCAGCGGCTTTACCAGGGCGGCGGCCTGTGACGCCTAGGGGGCGGCCAGCCTGGTTCCGGCGGGCCTTCTCCCGTGGCCACCGGCGTGCCGCGATAGCAACCGAGGCTATAGGGAAATTCTGCGGTCAAGTGGTAATGGTAGAGCCGGACGGGGACGCCGTCCCAGAGGATGGCGTGGGTATGGCCGTGGCAGACGTCCAGGTCGGCGTTGCTTAGCGGCTGGCCGTTTTCGCCCCGCCTGCCGTAAATGCCGAAGCCGTCCAAGGCGTAGCCGGCCAAGTCGCTGTGCCGGTCCTGCGCGCTGTCCCCGATGCAGCGGCTGGCGGTGTGGTAGTGGTAGCGGCCGCGTCGTTCCGGATGGCCGTCGCAACGGTCCTGGATTTCATAGGCCGGCGCGTCTCTTCCCATGGCGTCCAGCGCATTGAAAATCGCGGCGCCGCTGCTGGCGATGCCGATCATGCCCATGCCGAGGCAGGCGGGGGAATCGGTCGGACGCGGCAAGGCGGGCAAACGCAGTTCCACGCGCAGGGGGGCGATCGCGTTGGGGTTCCTGTCGTAGTCGAAGGCGGCATCGTCGCGTCGCACGGGAAACTCGCCGCTGGCGTGGAGCGGCAGGCCGTTGCCGGAAATAATCCTTTCGCCGCCGCTCAAGCGTATGTCCACGCGCGCCTCCGGCCAGTCGACCTCGCCGGACACGGCGATTTTCAATTCCGGCCGCCAGTTTTGCCCGGACAGCCACGGGCCGCTGCGAAATGCGCCGCCCCCGGCTTCAAAGCGCGTTCGACAGGAGTAGACGTAACCCACGCGGGGTTCCGACGCGATTTTTCCGTCCCCCAAAGGCAAGGGGGAGTCGGCCGCGCAGGGCTTACACGCCAGCAGAGCCAGCCACAGCCAGTATCGTTTCATTCCGTCCCCCTGGCAGTACCGGGATAGGCCTGGTCGGCCGTTGTTTCGCGCTCCAGCAACGCCCGCAAGCGCTCGGCAAGCTGCGCCGCGAGCGGCTCCCGCAGCATGGACAAATGGTCGCCGGGAACTCGTTGCACCGCAACCGGCCGCAGGCAGTAACGGTTCCAGCCCATGGCCTCGTCCCGCAGCAGGTCGGGCAAGCCGGGGCCTTCGGGCACGGCTTCCGCGCGCAGCAGGGTTATGTCCAGGGCGCAGGGCTCGGGCGCATAGCGCCAGGCGGCGTCCAGCAGGGCGGCGTAGCCGGACAAGCGGCGCTGCAATTGGGCCGCGTCGAAATCGGGCGGCACCAGGCCGGCCTGCAGCAAGGCTTCGGCGGCGCCTTGCAGGCGTTCGGCTTGGTCCACGCCGGACCAGCGGGCCGGCCCGGCCGGCAAACCCAGGCCGGCGCAGAACTGCGCCAGCAGCTCGGCGGCATCCTGCGGCGGCCGGTAAGGATTGGGATCCGCGCCCGGCGCCAAACAGTCGAGCAAAATCAATTGCCGGACTTCCTCGCCGGCGGCTCGCAGCTGGCGCGCCATTTCGAAGGTGATCAGGCCGCCCAGGGACCAGCCGCCCAGCAGGTACGGCCCCTTGGGCTGCGCCGCGCGCAAGGCGGACAGCTGGCCGGCGGCGATGGCGGCAAGGTCCGTCGCGTCGGCCGGTTCATTATTTTGGTCGATGCTCGCCAGCGCGTGGAACGGCCGGTCCGGGCCTAAATGCCGGGCCAGCGCGGCATAGCACAGGCCGTCGGCGGGGGGCGGGGCGACGCAGAACAAGGCCGGCCGGGACCGCTGTTCCTGCTGGGCGGCGGTTGGCTGGGGCGAGCGCAGCTGTCGGGCCACCGCTTCCACCGTGGCCGTCTGGAACAAGCTCGCCAGGGGTAGGGAGCGGCCGAAGCGCTGGGCGATCAGCGCCACCGCCCGCATGGCGAGCAGGGAGTGGCCGCCCAGGGCGAAGAAATCGTCGCGGATGCCGACGGTTTCGACGCCCAGCAGCTCGGACCAGATCTCGGCCAGGCCCTGTTCGACGGCGTCCCGCGGCGGCAGGAACGTTGCGGCGTCGCGGCCGGCGGCGAGATCGGGGGCGGGCAGGGCCTTGCGGTCGATTTTGCCGCTGGGCGTGTGCGGCAGCGTCTCCAGCCAGACGAAGGCGGCGGGAAGCATGTAGTCCGGCAACTGGCCTTGCAGGTAAAGTCGCGGGTCGAAATCCGCCGGCTGTCGTTGCGAGGCAACCAGATAAGCCACCAGCCCCGCTTCGCCGCCGTCGTCGGCCCGCGCCGTCACAACGGCGGCGGCCACGGCGGGATGGCGGGCGAGCACCGCTTCGATTTCGCCCGGCTCGATGCGGTAGCCGCGGATTTTCACCTGCTGGTCGCAGCGGCCCAGGTATTCCAGCTGGCCGTCGGCGCGCCAGCGGCAGCGGTCGCCGGTTTTGAACATGCGGGCGGCCGGATCGCCGACGTGGGGATCGGCGACGAAGGCCGCCGCGGTCAGCTCCGGCCGCCGGAGATAACCCAGCGCCACGCCGCTGCCGCCGATATACAGCTCGCCGGGCGCGCCCTTGGGCAGCGGTTGCCGGTGGCTATCGAGGACGTAGGCCGTCGCGTTGTCCACCGGCAGGCCGATGGGCAGTTCGTCGTCCTCGTGCAGGGGCGGGCTGGCGGCGGGGTCGTACACCGTGGCGGTGACGGTGGTTTCCGTGGGGCCGTAGGCGTTCAGCCAGCGCACCCGTTCCGCCCCGGCCACCCGGCGCCAGTCGGCGTAGGCGCTTTTCGACGCCTTCTCGCCGCCCACCACCAGCAGGCGCAGGGTTCGCGGCAAGGTCGCGCCGCTGGTCGCCAGCCAACGGGTCCAGGTGTGCCAAAAGGCGGTGGGCAGGTTGAGCAGGGTGATGCCCCGGCTTTCCACCCACGCGCCGAAGCGATCCGGCGCCAGGGCGTCGTCGTCGCGCAGCACCAGCGTGGCACCGGCCAGCAGGGTGGGGAAGATTTCCTCGGCCGCCACGTCGAAGCTGGCGGAAGCGAATTGCAGGACTTTGTCGTCCGGCCGCAATTGATAGCAACGCACCGCCCAGCCGGCATGGTTGAGCAAGGCGGCGTGGGGGACCTGCACCGCTTTGGGCGTGCCGGTGGAGCCGGAGGTGTAAATGAGGTAGGCGGGTTGCCGGGCCAGGCCGGGAGCGCTGGCATCTTGTCCGCCTGCCGAAGACGTGGTCGCCTCACCGTTAGCCGCAAGCCGGCGCACGGTTAGCGCGAGGTTCGCCGGCGGGCGGGAGGCCGGCGATTCCGGGGATTCCGCTTCGATCAGGATGGCGGCGCCGCTGTCCTCCAGCATCCAGGCCAAGCGCTGGGGCGGGTAGGCGGGATCCAGCGGCAGGTAGGCGCCGCCGGCTTTGAGCACCGCCAGCATGGCCATGACCAGTTCCGGCGAGCGTTCCAGGCGCAGGGCGACGGTGGCGCCCGGTTCCAAGCCGAGGGCGGCCAGGCGCTGGGCCAGCTGGTCGGCGCGGGCGTCCAGTTCGGCGTAGCGCCAGCTTTGCCGGCCGTCCGTGACGGCGACGGCGTTCGGCGTGCGTTGGGCCTGGGCTTCGAAAAGGCGGTGCAAGGCAATCGGTGAGGATTCGAGGCGCCCGAGTGTTCCTGCCTCCAACCCCTCGCTTCGCTCTCCCCCAGGGAGAGGGGATGCAGAGTCCGAGTGACTGGGAAACGCCGGGCCTTTGCCTAGTTCCAGCATTCGCCGCCGCTCCCCTTCGTCCAGCAAAGGCAAGCGGTCGACGGCGCAGCCCGGATCGGCGGCGATGGCTTGCAGCAGGTGTAGCCAGTGCCGAGCCAAGCGCTGAGCGGTGGCCGGGAGGAACAGGTCGGCATTGTATTCCAGCTCGCCCTGCCAGCCGTCCGGCGTTTCGTTCAGGGTCAAGGACAGGTC
This window harbors:
- a CDS encoding cupin-like domain-containing protein; this translates as MSTVERIAVPNCAEFRARYRDRRQPVVIQGLFAGHPLAQINTVERARERIGAMPIRMARNYMDMNVRNIGDFVAGRPVNLEPETRDITLAEYLDLASAAPDERWIATENVPPAELVAGLDLSPVGVGAIEPGYGKPTDPYEAGKSYSLMFVGSPGNASDLHTDWDGRHVVLYQMFGRKRATVFPTEVAEQLLPIDIYSMVRLRGMAEDRRRAFTESLGGIDVVLEPGDALYMPAFCWHHLEYLDTGMSVNFRFDGPRDADLRFLINNLHRDTYTQNLFTALLDEKRCREHQATLAQLRTECCRDYATGLDKYHALRESCRQAYREVCLRGAAESPFAWINHSDFLDSILCYRYNRPPMDVAP
- a CDS encoding YHYH protein, with the translated sequence MKRYWLWLALLACKPCAADSPLPLGDGKIASEPRVGYVYSCRTRFEAGGGAFRSGPWLSGQNWRPELKIAVSGEVDWPEARVDIRLSGGERIISGNGLPLHASGEFPVRRDDAAFDYDRNPNAIAPLRVELRLPALPRPTDSPACLGMGMIGIASSGAAIFNALDAMGRDAPAYEIQDRCDGHPERRGRYHYHTASRCIGDSAQDRHSDLAGYALDGFGIYGRRGENGQPLSNADLDVCHGHTHAILWDGVPVRLYHYHLTAEFPYSLGCYRGTPVATGEGPPEPGWPPPRRHRPPPW